Proteins encoded by one window of Primulina huaijiensis isolate GDHJ02 chromosome 1, ASM1229523v2, whole genome shotgun sequence:
- the LOC140958407 gene encoding WUSCHEL-related homeobox 11-like yields the protein MYNQAQDTATRPSHAVEASTDPRHEPVRSRWTPKPEQTLFLESIFNSGMVNPSKNETVRIRKMLEKFGSVGDANVFYWFQNRRSRSRRRQRQIQESLATGEPQRGIQSEKRAVAAGGFAPNSFCINTDSCSLVDSGSSSSRGISTDHYFFSYPGLQELGGQNSIFGHSDATNSQYQSGVITVFVNGVATDVSRGPFDIKEMFGGDFVLFHSSGMPLQVNEYGFLVHSLQHGESYFLVPRNS from the exons ATGTACAATCAGGCCCAAGACACTGCAACACGTCCGAGTCACGCTGTGGAAGCCTCCACCGACCCGAGACACGAGCCGGTGCGATCACGGTGGACGCCAAAGCCTGAACAAACCCTCTTTCTTGAATCAATCTTCAACAGCGGGATGGTCAATCCATCCAAAAACGAGACTGTGAGGATCCGAAAGATGCTCGAGAAGTTCGGATCCGTCGGCGACGCCAATGTCTTCTACTGGTTCCAGAACCGCCGCTCCCGGTCGCGCCGTAGGCAGCGACAAATCCAGGAAAGCCTCGCCACGGGAGAGCCGCAGCGGGGGATTCAGAGTGAAAAGAGAGCCGTGGCAGCTGGTGGATTTGCACCAAATTCTTTTTGTATCAACACAGATTCCTGCAGTTTGGTGGACTCGGGCTCTTCCTCATCTCGCGGGATTAGTACTGATCATTATTTTTTCTCGTACCCGGGACTTCAAGAACTTGGCGGCCAAAACTCAATCTTTGGACACTCCGATGCTACGAATTCGCAATACCAAtctg GAGTGATTACAGTGTTTGTAAATGGAGTAGCAACAGATGTGAGTAGGGGGCCTTTTGATATTAAGGAAATGTTTGGGGGAGACTTTGTGTTATTTCATTCGTCAGGGATGCCATTGCAAG